A DNA window from Phragmites australis chromosome 11, lpPhrAust1.1, whole genome shotgun sequence contains the following coding sequences:
- the LOC133884498 gene encoding protein ALP1-like isoform X1 translates to MAPVRGARKRKRAEKAAPAPSPGLLPPLPDGSDWWYVFFRRIAGQSSFPREHQDMESVLKMSRKTFDYICSLVKKDLTTKTYGFRNFRFGDKTILGVEDQVVVALMRLTSGESLQNIGMWFGMNHSAISNITWRFIESMEEHAICHLKWPSPEEMGTIKVKFEKIYGLPNCCGAIDTTHILMCSSAQPNSKVWLDNENKNSMVLQAVVDADMRFRDIVSGWPGSMDGSCILRTSGFYRLCEKGIRLDEQMELPGGSVVREYIVGDASYPLLPWLMTPYQGHGLQAAKAEFNKRHTAAATVVQNALATLKGRWRVIQGELWRPDKHRLPRIIFVCCLITNIIIDMEGAPIKEMLVSGNHDLGYKKQFSNVADDNAVKQRDLLSQHVAPGE, encoded by the exons ATGGCGCCAGTGAGGGGCGCCAGGAAGAGGAAGCGGGCAGAGaaggccgcgccggcgccgtctccagggctgctgccgccgctgccggacGGCAGCGATTGGTGGTACGTCTTCTTTCGCAGGATTGCAG GACAATCCTCTTTTCCAAGAGAACACCAGGACATGGAGTCTGTCCTCAAGATGTCAAGAAAGACTTTTGACTACATCTGCTCGCTTGTTAAGAAGGATCTGACAACAAAGACATACGGTTTCAGAAACTTCAGGTTCGGTGACAAGACAATCCTAGGCGTGGAGGATCAGGTCGTGGTGGCTCTGATGAGGCTGACATCTGGGGAGTCACTGCAGAACATAGGAATGTGGTTTGGCATGAATCACTCAGCCATCTCAAACATCACTTGGCGGTTCATCGAGTCAATGGAGGAGCACGCCATCTGTCATCTAAAGTGGCCGAGCCCTGAGGAGATGGGAACCATCAAAGTAAAATTTGAGAAGATTTATGGCCTCCCCAACTGCTGTGGTGCCATTGATACCACACACATCCTCATGTGTTCCTCAGCTCAGCCCAACAGCAAAGTCTGGCTGGACAACGAGAACAAAAACAGCATGGTTTTGCAGGCCGTTGTCGATGCCGACATGCGGTTCAGAGACATTGTCAGTGGCTGGCCTGGGAGCATGGACGGTTCATGCATCCTGCGCACCTCAGGCTTCTACAGGCTGTGCGAGAAAGGCATCAGGCTGGATGAGCAAATGGAGCTTCCTGGAGGTTCAGTGGTCAGGGAGTACATAGTTGGAGATGCAAGCTACCCTCTACTTCCCTGGCTGATGACCCCATACCAAGGACATGGTCTCCAGGCGGCCAAAGCGGAATTCAACAAGCGAcacacggcggcggcgacggttgTGCAGAACGCATTGGCGACGCTCAAGGGGAGGTGGCGGGTTATTCAGGGAGAGCTGTGGAGGCCTGACAAGCACCGGCTGCCGAGGATCATCTTCGTCTGCTGCTTGATCACCAACATCATCATCGACATGGAAGGCGCTCCAATCAAAGAGATGCTGGTTTCTGGCAACCATGACCTTGGCTACAAGAAGCAATTCAGCAATGTCGCTGATGACAATGCAGTTAAGCAGAGGGACCTCCTGTCTCAGCATGTCGCTCCCGGCGAGTAG
- the LOC133884499 gene encoding coatomer subunit zeta-1-like, producing the protein MDTCPSVKNILLLDSEGKRVAVKYYSDDWPTLSAKLAFEKSVFAKTQKANAGTEAEIVMFDGQIVVYKFIQDLHFFVTGGEEENELILASVLQGFSDAVDQLLRNIVDKRTVLENLDLILLCLDEIVDGGIILEADGRVIAEKVSGHGLEGATSAEQTLVAALTTAREHLAKSLLM; encoded by the exons ATG GATACCTGCCCATCGGTGAAGAACATCCTCCTGCTCGACTCGGAGGGGAAGCGCGTCGCCGTGAAGTACTACAGCGATGATTGGCCCACGCTCTCCGCGAAGCTGGCCTTCGAGAAGTCGGTCTTCGCGAAGACCCAGAAAGCGAATGCTGGCACAGAAG CTGAGATTGTAATGTTTGATGGTCAAATTGTCGTGTATAAGTTCATCCAAGACCTGCATTTTTTTGTTActggaggagaagaggagaatGAGCTTATTTTAGCATCAGTTCTTCAGGGATTCTCTGATGCTGTTGACCAACTTCTCAG AAACATTGTCGACAAAAGAACAGTACTCGAAAATCTGGATCTGATCCTATTGTGTCTTGATGAAATTGTTGATGGAGG GATTATACTAGAAGCAGATGGGCGTGTGATAGCTGAAAAGGTGTCAGGTCATGGATTGGAGGGTGCTACATCAGCTGAGCAG ACTTTAGTTGCAGCCCTAACGACAGCAAGAGAGCACTTGGCCAAGTCTCTTCtcatgtga
- the LOC133885145 gene encoding ras-related protein RABE1c → MAAPPARARADYDYLIKLLLIGDSGVGKSCLLLRFSDGSFTTSFITTIGIDFKIRTIELDGKRIKLQIWDTAGQERFRTITTAYYRGAMGILLVYDVTDESSFNNIRNWIRNIEQHASDNVNKILVGNKADMDESKRAVPTAKGQALADEYGIKFFETSAKTNLNVEQVFFSIARDIKQRLAETDSKPEDKTIKINKTDQGSEAPATARSACCGS, encoded by the exons ATGGCAGCGCCTCCGGCGAGGGCCCGGGCCGACTACGACTACCTCATCAAGTTGCTCCTCATCGGGGACAGCG GTGTTGGCAAGAGTTGCCTCCTCTTGCGGTTCTCTGATGGTTCCTTCACTACAAGCTTCATCACCACAATTGG TATTGACTTTAAGATAAGAACAATAGAATTGGATGGCAAGCGTATCAAGCTACAGATTTGGGACACAGCGGGCCAAGAACGCTTCCGGACTATTACCACTG CATACTACCGAGGAGCTATGGGCATCCTTCTTGTTTATGACGTGACCGACGAGTCATCTTTTAACA ACATCCGAAACTGGATTCGGAATATTGAGCAACATGCCTCTGATAATGTCAACAAGATATTGGTTGGCAACAAGGCAGATATGGACGAGAGTAAAAGG GCTGTACCTACTGCGAAAGGGCAAGCACTTGCCGATGAATACGGCATCAAATTTTTTGAAACT AGTGCCAAGACAAACCTTAACGTGGAGCAAGTCTTTTTCTCCATCGCACGCGACATTAAGCAGAGGCTTGCCGAGACTGATTCAAAGCCAGAG GACAAGACAATCAAGATTAACAAGACAGACCAGGGTTCTGAGGCACCAGCAACTGCCCGTTCTGCTTGCTGCGGCTCATAA
- the LOC133885790 gene encoding zinc finger protein ZAT12-like produces MSKRRRHQLGEGMESTVDTARLLVLLSQQQQQRGGVGVGDVQRGCRVFECKTCGRRFPTFQALGGHRASHRRPSPYGAGLRPGRRTLEAHGGECAAGPRVHGCSVCGVEFAVGQALGGHMRRHRTATADAEALGTGDGTSGKDDDVSTDCAGGICLDLNLAPAANCAKCRTNAVLGDTVQAVRETLILDCSL; encoded by the coding sequence ATGAGCAAGAGGCGCAGGCATCAGCTTGGCGAGGGAATGGAGAGCACCGTGGACACGGCCcgcctcctcgtgctcctctcgcagcagcagcagcagcggggCGGCGTGGGCGTGGGCGACGTGCAGCGCGGATGCCGCGTGTTCGAGTGCAAGACGTGCGGCAGGAGGTTCCCGACGTTCCAGGCGCTGGGCGGGCACCGCGCCAGCCACAGGCGCCCCAGCCCCTACGGCGCGGGGCTACGCCCAGGGCGCCGGACGCTGGAGGCGCACGGGGGCGAGTGCGCGGCCGGGCCGAGGGTGCACGGGTGCTCCGTCTGCGGGGTCGAGTTCGCCGTTGGGCAGGCGCTGGGCGGGCACATGCGGCGACACCGGACCGCGACAGCCGACGCCGAAGCCCTCGGCACCGGGGACGGGACGTCGGGGAAGGACGACGACGTTAGCACCGACTGCGCCGGTGGCATCTGCTTGGACTTGAACCTGGCGCCGGCGGCGAACTGCGCCAAGTGCCGGACGAACGCTGTGCTCGGCGACACGGTGCAGGCCGTACGGGAAACTTTGATACTGGATTGCTCTCTTTGA
- the LOC133884498 gene encoding protein ALP1-like isoform X2, translating to MESVLKMSRKTFDYICSLVKKDLTTKTYGFRNFRFGDKTILGVEDQVVVALMRLTSGESLQNIGMWFGMNHSAISNITWRFIESMEEHAICHLKWPSPEEMGTIKVKFEKIYGLPNCCGAIDTTHILMCSSAQPNSKVWLDNENKNSMVLQAVVDADMRFRDIVSGWPGSMDGSCILRTSGFYRLCEKGIRLDEQMELPGGSVVREYIVGDASYPLLPWLMTPYQGHGLQAAKAEFNKRHTAAATVVQNALATLKGRWRVIQGELWRPDKHRLPRIIFVCCLITNIIIDMEGAPIKEMLVSGNHDLGYKKQFSNVADDNAVKQRDLLSQHVAPGE from the coding sequence ATGGAGTCTGTCCTCAAGATGTCAAGAAAGACTTTTGACTACATCTGCTCGCTTGTTAAGAAGGATCTGACAACAAAGACATACGGTTTCAGAAACTTCAGGTTCGGTGACAAGACAATCCTAGGCGTGGAGGATCAGGTCGTGGTGGCTCTGATGAGGCTGACATCTGGGGAGTCACTGCAGAACATAGGAATGTGGTTTGGCATGAATCACTCAGCCATCTCAAACATCACTTGGCGGTTCATCGAGTCAATGGAGGAGCACGCCATCTGTCATCTAAAGTGGCCGAGCCCTGAGGAGATGGGAACCATCAAAGTAAAATTTGAGAAGATTTATGGCCTCCCCAACTGCTGTGGTGCCATTGATACCACACACATCCTCATGTGTTCCTCAGCTCAGCCCAACAGCAAAGTCTGGCTGGACAACGAGAACAAAAACAGCATGGTTTTGCAGGCCGTTGTCGATGCCGACATGCGGTTCAGAGACATTGTCAGTGGCTGGCCTGGGAGCATGGACGGTTCATGCATCCTGCGCACCTCAGGCTTCTACAGGCTGTGCGAGAAAGGCATCAGGCTGGATGAGCAAATGGAGCTTCCTGGAGGTTCAGTGGTCAGGGAGTACATAGTTGGAGATGCAAGCTACCCTCTACTTCCCTGGCTGATGACCCCATACCAAGGACATGGTCTCCAGGCGGCCAAAGCGGAATTCAACAAGCGAcacacggcggcggcgacggttgTGCAGAACGCATTGGCGACGCTCAAGGGGAGGTGGCGGGTTATTCAGGGAGAGCTGTGGAGGCCTGACAAGCACCGGCTGCCGAGGATCATCTTCGTCTGCTGCTTGATCACCAACATCATCATCGACATGGAAGGCGCTCCAATCAAAGAGATGCTGGTTTCTGGCAACCATGACCTTGGCTACAAGAAGCAATTCAGCAATGTCGCTGATGACAATGCAGTTAAGCAGAGGGACCTCCTGTCTCAGCATGTCGCTCCCGGCGAGTAG